In Roseisolibacter agri, the following proteins share a genomic window:
- a CDS encoding serine hydrolase domain-containing protein: MTPRRTRKAVGWIVATIVGMVTLAAVAAAQPGGPSAPQLDSLVRAAQQSIGAPGISVAVGVGGRIAYSGAFGSADVENAVPATAATVYRTASVAKPFTAAAVLRLAAQRKLELDRSIRAYVRELPATYDRVTLRDLLRHTGGVRHYRNDAEFVTTRHCDSLAQALAIFATDSLEHAPGEKITYSSYGYTLLGLAVERASGQRYVDVVRTTVFEPAGMRGTRLDDLAVVPHRARGYRRAEGQPLANAPPLDASCRVPAGGFVATAEDLVRFAMALDAGTLLDARSVREMTRSHLTPDIIARTLAGLPVPPGYQPPGMGFGWAVEPDGRAVYHGGNQPGFTSMLYHVPDRDLSVAVMTNLDGAGDALTELARRIAATYADPVRK; the protein is encoded by the coding sequence ATGACGCCGCGTCGGACGCGAAAGGCCGTCGGGTGGATCGTCGCCACGATCGTCGGCATGGTCACGCTGGCGGCCGTCGCCGCCGCGCAGCCGGGCGGGCCGTCCGCGCCGCAGCTGGACTCGCTCGTTCGCGCGGCGCAGCAGTCGATCGGCGCGCCCGGCATCTCGGTCGCCGTCGGTGTCGGCGGGCGGATCGCGTACTCCGGCGCCTTCGGCAGCGCCGACGTCGAGAACGCGGTGCCCGCTACCGCGGCCACCGTCTATCGCACGGCGTCGGTGGCGAAGCCGTTCACCGCCGCCGCCGTGCTCCGCCTGGCGGCGCAGCGGAAGCTGGAGCTCGACCGCTCGATCCGCGCCTACGTGCGCGAGCTGCCGGCGACGTACGACCGGGTGACGCTGCGCGACCTGCTGCGCCACACCGGCGGCGTGCGCCACTACCGGAACGACGCGGAGTTCGTGACCACGCGCCACTGCGACAGCCTCGCGCAGGCGCTCGCCATCTTCGCCACCGACTCGCTGGAGCACGCGCCGGGCGAGAAGATCACGTACTCGAGCTACGGCTACACGCTGCTCGGGCTCGCGGTGGAGCGTGCGTCGGGCCAGCGCTACGTGGACGTCGTGCGGACCACGGTCTTCGAGCCGGCCGGCATGCGCGGCACCCGGCTCGACGATCTCGCCGTCGTGCCGCACCGGGCGCGCGGCTACCGGCGCGCGGAGGGCCAGCCACTCGCGAACGCGCCGCCGCTGGACGCGAGCTGTCGCGTGCCCGCCGGCGGCTTCGTCGCGACGGCCGAGGATCTCGTGCGCTTCGCGATGGCGCTCGATGCGGGCACACTGCTCGACGCGCGCTCGGTGCGCGAGATGACGCGGTCGCACCTGACGCCCGACATCATCGCGCGCACGCTGGCCGGGCTGCCGGTGCCGCCGGGCTATCAGCCGCCGGGCATGGGCTTCGGCTGGGCCGTGGAGCCGGACGGGCGCGCCGTGTACCACGGCGGGAACCAGCCGGGCTTCACGTCGATGCTCTACCACGTGCCCGATCGGGACCTGAGCGTCGCCGTGATGACCAACCTCGACGGCGCCGGCGACGCGCTCACGGAGCTCGCGCGCCGGATCGCGGCGACCTACGCGGATCCGGTGCGCAAGTAG
- a CDS encoding MnhB domain-containing protein, producing MRQWLRRIRGVLGMGLIWAIGGIGIGGLIELLDNVAPAAHGFTRQVDMWPQTLAIPGFIAGVVFAIVLGIAGGRRRFEELSFQRFAAWGVVTGVLVGALGMSLGAPILFLGVMTVLSVIGASSTLALARFAERRGLIGAGATPRAELAPGTAQELLGRGD from the coding sequence GTGCGGCAGTGGCTGAGACGCATCCGCGGGGTGCTCGGGATGGGGCTGATCTGGGCGATCGGCGGGATCGGCATCGGCGGCCTGATCGAGCTGCTCGACAACGTCGCGCCCGCGGCGCACGGCTTCACGCGCCAGGTCGACATGTGGCCGCAGACGCTGGCGATCCCCGGCTTCATCGCCGGCGTGGTGTTCGCCATCGTGCTCGGGATCGCGGGCGGGCGCCGCCGCTTCGAGGAGCTGTCGTTCCAGCGCTTCGCCGCCTGGGGCGTGGTGACCGGCGTCCTGGTGGGCGCGCTCGGCATGTCGCTCGGCGCGCCGATCCTCTTTCTCGGCGTGATGACGGTGCTCAGCGTCATCGGCGCCTCGAGCACGCTGGCCCTCGCGCGCTTCGCCGAGCGGCGTGGGCTCATCGGTGCTGGCGCGACGCCGCGTGCGGAGCTCGCGCCCGGCACGGCGCAGGAGCTGCTCGGGCGCGGCGACTGA
- a CDS encoding ABC transporter ATP-binding protein, producing the protein MTHPVNDGVILALDGIVKRFGAAVALDGASLAVRRGTLHAVLGENGAGKTTLMRIAFGMLPPDAGTIRLDGVARRLASPADAIAAGIGMVHQHFTVVPAMTVAENVALGGRGRYDARAAADRVREVGARAGLALDPDARAGDLSVAGQQRLEIVKALARDARLLILDEPAAVLGPAEARELLTWLRGYVDAGATAVLITHKLRDALAFADDVTVLRRGRTVATARAAATDETALTRHMLGAADGTDDAALATVGAGPAAHHDAAPTAGPVRAAARDLRYVDARGVTVVRDATFELRAGELVGVVGVEGSGQRELLRLLAGRLAPTAGTLTRPARVGFVPEDRHRDALLLDGSLVENVALRGAGARRGLVPWTALGRRTTTLLERFDVRAGPAGATLPARALSGGNQQKLVVARELAGDETGTPELVVAENPTRGLDVRATAAVLARLRDARAAGAAVIVYSSDLDEVLALADRVLVVYDGHVRPAPAEREAVGRAMLGVFD; encoded by the coding sequence GTGACCCACCCGGTCAACGATGGGGTGATCCTCGCGCTCGACGGCATCGTCAAGCGCTTCGGCGCCGCCGTCGCGCTCGACGGGGCGTCGCTCGCCGTCCGGCGCGGGACGCTCCACGCCGTCCTCGGCGAGAACGGCGCCGGGAAGACGACGCTCATGCGCATCGCGTTCGGGATGCTGCCGCCCGACGCGGGCACCATCCGCCTGGATGGCGTCGCGCGCCGCCTGGCCTCCCCCGCCGACGCGATCGCCGCCGGCATCGGCATGGTCCACCAGCACTTCACGGTCGTCCCCGCGATGACCGTGGCGGAGAACGTGGCGCTGGGCGGACGCGGGCGGTACGACGCGCGGGCGGCGGCGGACCGCGTCCGCGAGGTCGGCGCGCGGGCGGGCCTCGCCCTCGATCCGGACGCCCGCGCCGGCGACCTCTCGGTGGCCGGCCAGCAGCGCCTCGAGATCGTGAAGGCGCTCGCCCGCGACGCCCGCCTCCTCATCCTCGACGAGCCGGCCGCCGTGCTCGGCCCGGCCGAAGCGCGCGAGCTCCTGACCTGGCTCCGCGGCTACGTCGACGCCGGGGCGACCGCGGTCCTCATCACCCACAAGCTGCGCGACGCGCTCGCCTTCGCCGACGACGTGACGGTGCTGCGGCGCGGGCGCACGGTCGCCACCGCCAGGGCCGCCGCCACCGACGAGACCGCGCTCACCCGCCACATGCTGGGCGCCGCCGACGGGACGGACGACGCCGCGCTGGCGACCGTCGGCGCCGGCCCCGCGGCGCACCACGACGCCGCGCCGACCGCCGGCCCGGTGCGCGCCGCCGCACGTGACCTCCGCTACGTCGACGCGCGCGGCGTCACCGTCGTCCGCGACGCCACCTTCGAGCTGCGCGCCGGTGAGCTGGTCGGCGTCGTCGGCGTCGAGGGGAGCGGCCAGCGCGAGCTGCTCCGCCTCCTCGCCGGCCGCCTCGCGCCGACCGCGGGCACGCTCACCCGCCCCGCGCGTGTCGGGTTCGTCCCCGAGGATCGGCACCGAGATGCCCTCTTGCTCGACGGCTCGCTCGTCGAGAACGTGGCGCTGCGGGGCGCGGGCGCCCGGCGCGGCCTGGTCCCCTGGACCGCGCTCGGTCGGCGCACGACCACGCTGCTGGAGCGCTTCGACGTCCGGGCCGGGCCGGCCGGCGCCACGCTCCCGGCCCGCGCGCTCTCCGGCGGCAACCAGCAGAAGCTGGTCGTCGCCCGCGAGCTGGCCGGCGACGAGACGGGCACCCCCGAGCTCGTCGTGGCCGAGAACCCCACGCGCGGCCTCGACGTCCGCGCGACGGCCGCCGTGCTGGCGCGGCTGCGCGACGCACGCGCGGCCGGCGCGGCGGTGATCGTCTACTCGAGCGACCTGGACGAGGTGCTGGCGCTGGCCGACCGCGTCCTCGTGGTGTACGACGGACACGTGCGCCCGGCTCCGGCCGAGCGTGAGGCGGTCGGGCGTGCGATGCTCGGCGTCTTCGACTAG
- a CDS encoding arsenate reductase family protein produces the protein MEVQIFGHKKDPDTRKALRFFAERRVKTHFVDFAERAAAPGELKRFAQKFGVQALVDREGKRFAERGLGVARYGDERWLELLVDDPGLVRTPLVRFQHKLTVGLNEAEWKQWCGK, from the coding sequence ATGGAAGTCCAGATCTTCGGCCACAAGAAGGACCCCGATACTCGGAAAGCATTGCGCTTCTTCGCCGAGCGGCGCGTGAAGACGCACTTCGTGGACTTCGCGGAGCGCGCGGCGGCGCCCGGGGAGCTCAAGCGCTTCGCGCAGAAGTTCGGCGTGCAGGCGCTCGTGGACCGCGAGGGAAAGCGGTTTGCGGAACGCGGGCTCGGCGTCGCGCGCTATGGCGACGAGCGGTGGCTGGAGCTGCTGGTGGACGATCCGGGGCTCGTGCGCACGCCGCTCGTGCGCTTCCAGCACAAGCTCACCGTCGGGCTCAACGAGGCCGAGTGGAAGCAGTGGTGCGGCAAGTGA
- a CDS encoding ABC transporter permease: MPLRPLAVGAATLLLAAGGLVLLLAATGHDAAGALSALWAGAAGSRYALLSATLVRATPLILAGLAVAIAFRAGILNVGAEGQLLAGGAAATAVGLAGAPILGILAAPAALIAGVAAGAAWAGIAALLRRRFGVLEVISTIMLNFVALHAAGWLVRGPLQEPQRIYPQSPSLPDAARLPILVPESRLHVGFALAVLAGVALWALLRFTAAGFRLRAAGLNPAAAASAGLIAVPAVTTGAFLLSGALAGLAGAVEVTGVTYALYENLSPGYGYTAIAVALLARLHPLSVVVAGIGFGALEAGAGAMQRDAGVPAVVVTVVEALLILLVLAADRLRDVRPAAPARERAA, encoded by the coding sequence GTGCCCCTCCGACCGCTCGCCGTCGGCGCCGCCACCCTGCTGCTGGCGGCCGGCGGCCTCGTGCTCCTGCTGGCCGCCACCGGCCACGACGCCGCCGGCGCGCTCTCCGCGCTCTGGGCGGGCGCCGCGGGATCGCGCTACGCGCTGCTCTCGGCCACGCTCGTCCGCGCGACGCCGCTGATCCTGGCCGGGCTCGCGGTCGCCATCGCCTTCCGCGCCGGCATCCTCAACGTCGGGGCGGAGGGGCAGCTGCTGGCCGGCGGCGCGGCCGCGACGGCGGTGGGGCTGGCGGGGGCACCGATCCTTGGCATCCTGGCCGCCCCTGCGGCGCTGATCGCCGGCGTCGCGGCCGGCGCGGCCTGGGCCGGGATCGCGGCGCTGCTCCGCCGCCGCTTCGGCGTGCTCGAGGTCATCAGCACCATCATGCTGAACTTCGTCGCGCTCCACGCCGCCGGGTGGCTGGTGCGCGGCCCGCTCCAGGAGCCGCAGCGCATCTATCCCCAGTCCCCGTCGCTCCCCGACGCGGCGCGGCTCCCGATCCTGGTCCCCGAGTCGCGGCTGCACGTCGGCTTCGCGCTGGCCGTGCTGGCGGGCGTGGCGCTCTGGGCGCTGCTGCGCTTCACCGCCGCCGGCTTCCGGCTGCGCGCCGCCGGCCTCAACCCGGCCGCCGCCGCCAGCGCGGGGCTGATCGCCGTCCCCGCCGTGACGACCGGCGCCTTCCTCCTGAGCGGCGCGCTCGCGGGGCTGGCCGGCGCGGTCGAGGTCACGGGCGTCACCTACGCGCTCTACGAGAACCTCTCCCCCGGCTACGGCTACACGGCGATCGCCGTCGCCCTCCTCGCCCGCCTGCACCCGCTCAGCGTCGTCGTCGCGGGGATCGGCTTCGGGGCCCTGGAGGCGGGCGCCGGCGCGATGCAGCGCGACGCGGGCGTCCCGGCCGTCGTCGTGACGGTCGTCGAGGCGCTGCTGATCCTGCTCGTCCTCGCCGCCGACCGGCTCCGCGACGTGCGCCCCGCCGCCCCCGCGAGGGAGCGCGCCGCATGA
- a CDS encoding beta-N-acetylhexosaminidase: MPTPSRSVARALSVALALSACAPRRAPSPAPTPTPAPTPAAVPATPAPLPRPALIPAPTRMELSTTERFVVTESTTVTFDADAAPEVERIARLTAAMLAPSVPREPRRLAAGEAPGRHAIHLALASADEPSPGDEGYALTVTTERVTLAAREPAGLFHAVQTLRQLLPVAVEHPAAIGRRLSVPTGRIEDAPRFAWRGAMLDVARHFLPAEDVKRFIDAMALYKLNRLHLHLSDDQGWRIEIRSWPNLAQFGGRLQVGGGTGGYYTQAQYAELVAYARDRFITVVPEIDMPGHTNAALSSYPALNCDGVAPPPYTGTRVGFSTLCASKDTVYAFVNDVVKELAALTPGPWLHIGGDEVEKLTHPDYLRFIERVEGIVRSHGKRAVGWGEIAPAKLDTATVVQHWRSDAKGVRDSTFLHAARGGRVVLSPARRVYLDMKYDSATVLGLRWAGLVGVRDTYEWNPATELPGVTERSVLGVEAPLWSETLEKRSDFEAMAFPRLLALAEVGWTPQAGREWAAFRARLGAHGARLSALGVNFHRAPEIPWVQ, translated from the coding sequence ATGCCCACCCCCTCCCGGTCCGTCGCGCGCGCGCTGTCCGTTGCGCTCGCCCTGTCCGCGTGCGCGCCGCGCCGCGCCCCGTCGCCCGCGCCCACGCCCACGCCGGCTCCCACGCCCGCGGCGGTCCCCGCGACGCCGGCACCGCTGCCGCGCCCCGCGCTCATTCCCGCGCCGACGCGCATGGAGCTCTCGACGACGGAGCGCTTCGTCGTCACCGAGAGCACGACGGTGACGTTCGACGCCGACGCCGCGCCCGAGGTCGAGCGCATCGCGCGCCTGACCGCCGCGATGCTGGCGCCGAGCGTGCCGCGCGAGCCGCGGCGGCTGGCGGCGGGCGAGGCGCCGGGGCGGCACGCGATCCATCTCGCGCTCGCGTCGGCCGATGAGCCGTCACCGGGCGACGAGGGCTACGCGCTGACGGTCACCACCGAGCGCGTGACGCTCGCCGCGCGCGAGCCGGCGGGGCTCTTCCACGCGGTGCAGACGCTGCGGCAGCTGCTGCCGGTGGCGGTCGAGCATCCGGCCGCGATCGGGCGGCGGCTGAGCGTGCCGACGGGCCGCATCGAGGACGCGCCGCGCTTCGCGTGGCGCGGCGCCATGCTCGACGTCGCGCGCCACTTCCTGCCGGCCGAGGACGTGAAGCGCTTCATCGACGCGATGGCGCTCTACAAGCTGAACCGGCTGCACCTGCACCTGAGCGACGACCAGGGCTGGCGCATCGAGATCCGGTCGTGGCCGAACCTCGCGCAGTTCGGCGGGCGGCTGCAGGTGGGCGGCGGCACGGGCGGCTACTACACGCAGGCGCAGTACGCCGAGCTCGTGGCCTACGCGCGTGACCGCTTCATCACCGTCGTACCCGAGATCGACATGCCCGGGCACACGAACGCGGCGCTGTCGTCGTATCCCGCGCTCAACTGCGACGGCGTGGCGCCGCCACCGTACACGGGCACGCGCGTGGGCTTCTCGACGCTGTGCGCGTCGAAGGACACGGTCTACGCGTTCGTGAACGACGTCGTGAAGGAGCTGGCCGCGCTGACGCCGGGCCCGTGGCTCCACATCGGCGGCGACGAGGTGGAGAAGCTGACGCACCCCGACTACCTGCGCTTCATCGAGCGCGTCGAGGGGATCGTGCGGTCGCACGGCAAGCGCGCGGTGGGCTGGGGCGAGATCGCGCCCGCGAAGCTGGACACGGCAACGGTCGTGCAGCACTGGCGCTCCGACGCGAAGGGCGTGCGCGACTCGACCTTCCTGCACGCGGCGCGCGGCGGGCGCGTGGTGCTGTCGCCGGCGCGGCGCGTCTACCTCGACATGAAGTACGACAGCGCGACGGTGCTCGGCCTGCGCTGGGCGGGGCTGGTGGGCGTGCGCGACACGTACGAGTGGAACCCCGCCACCGAGCTGCCCGGCGTGACCGAGCGCAGCGTCCTCGGCGTCGAGGCGCCGCTCTGGTCGGAGACGCTGGAGAAGCGCAGCGACTTCGAGGCGATGGCCTTCCCGCGCCTGCTCGCGCTGGCCGAGGTGGGCTGGACGCCGCAGGCGGGGCGCGAGTGGGCGGCATTCCGCGCGCGGCTCGGTGCGCACGGGGCGCGGCTCTCGGCGCTCGGCGTCAACTTCCATCGCGCGCCCGAAATTCCATGGGTGCAGTGA
- a CDS encoding alpha/beta fold hydrolase, whose protein sequence is MPDAILLLHGALGARDTLRPLADALAPLVPAGTPVHAHEFAGHGATPDPDAASDAPYDVARLAAGVLDAMDRDGIARATVFGYSMGGYVALLLAAEHPARVRAVVTLATKLAWTPESAARETSRLDPAAIRAKVPRFADALAARHGDAGGWERVLSRTAAMMHAIAARPTVTPDVLAAIACPARICVGDRDATMTLDECAAAVRALPKGELAVLPATGHPLEHADPARLAREVAEVHARAETAPS, encoded by the coding sequence ATGCCCGACGCCATCCTGCTGCTCCACGGCGCGCTCGGCGCGCGCGACACGCTGCGCCCGCTCGCCGACGCCCTCGCGCCGCTCGTGCCCGCGGGCACGCCCGTCCATGCGCACGAGTTCGCGGGGCACGGCGCCACGCCCGATCCCGACGCCGCGTCCGACGCGCCGTACGACGTCGCACGGCTGGCCGCGGGCGTGTTGGACGCGATGGACCGCGACGGCATCGCGCGCGCGACGGTGTTCGGCTACAGCATGGGCGGCTACGTGGCGCTGCTGCTGGCGGCCGAGCATCCGGCGCGCGTGCGCGCGGTGGTGACGCTGGCGACCAAGCTCGCGTGGACGCCCGAGTCGGCGGCGCGCGAGACGTCGCGGCTGGATCCCGCCGCGATCCGCGCGAAGGTGCCGCGCTTCGCCGATGCGCTGGCCGCGCGCCACGGCGACGCGGGCGGATGGGAGCGCGTGCTGTCGCGCACCGCGGCGATGATGCACGCGATCGCCGCGCGGCCGACGGTCACGCCCGACGTGCTGGCCGCGATCGCGTGTCCGGCGCGCATCTGCGTCGGCGACCGCGACGCGACGATGACGCTGGACGAGTGCGCGGCCGCGGTGCGCGCGCTGCCGAAGGGCGAGCTGGCGGTGCTGCCCGCGACCGGCCATCCGCTGGAGCACGCCGATCCCGCGCGCCTCGCGCGCGAGGTGGCCGAGGTGCACGCGCGCGCCGAGACCGCGCCGTCCTGA
- a CDS encoding VOC family protein: MTTSAADALAATGLGRIGQIAMTVRDLRGAVTFYRDVLGLPLLFEAPPRLAFFDCAGQRLMLGEPEDGEAPRGNSVLYFSVPDVHAAHATLTARGVTFVDAPHLIARLADREIWMAFLRDPEENLLAIMAEVPLTN; this comes from the coding sequence ATGACGACGAGCGCCGCAGACGCACTGGCCGCGACGGGGCTGGGCCGCATCGGACAGATCGCGATGACGGTGCGCGACCTGCGCGGCGCGGTGACCTTCTACCGCGACGTGCTCGGCCTGCCCCTGCTGTTCGAGGCGCCGCCGAGGCTCGCGTTCTTCGACTGCGCGGGGCAGCGGCTGATGCTGGGGGAGCCGGAGGACGGCGAGGCGCCGCGCGGCAACTCGGTGCTCTACTTCAGCGTGCCGGACGTGCACGCGGCGCACGCGACGCTCACCGCGCGCGGCGTGACGTTCGTCGACGCGCCGCACCTCATCGCGCGCCTCGCGGACCGCGAGATCTGGATGGCGTTCCTGCGCGACCCGGAGGAGAACCTGCTGGCGATCATGGCCGAGGTGCCACTCACCAACTGA
- a CDS encoding hydrolase translates to MSSPSPSNRPAPAFRPAWWARNPHAQTIWGKLTRRLPRVATRTERWDTPDGDFLDVERLSADPSRGDPARAPRLLLLHGLEGGRQSHYAWGMFAEAARRGWAMDLMLHRSCGGEINRQRRFYHSGETGDAGMVLDRIASEFPDAPLTAVGVSLGGNQLVKYLGERGERVPSTLRRAVAISVPFDLARGSRHISQGFARVYERHFLRSLVRKVEAKLAAYPDLIAAERLPGVRTLYDFDDLLTGPVHGFAGADDYYARSSAIRFLHGVRVPTLLLSAVDDPFLPAAVLDEVRAIAVANPALTIEFHERGGHVGFVGGRVPWAPDYYAERRAFEFAAAMTRDSAVPALTQRAG, encoded by the coding sequence ATGTCGTCCCCCTCCCCGTCCAATCGCCCCGCTCCCGCCTTCCGCCCCGCGTGGTGGGCCCGCAACCCGCACGCGCAGACGATCTGGGGGAAGCTCACGCGCCGCCTTCCGCGCGTCGCCACGCGCACGGAGCGCTGGGACACGCCGGACGGCGACTTCCTGGACGTCGAGCGCCTGAGCGCCGACCCGTCGCGCGGCGACCCCGCGCGCGCGCCGCGGCTGCTGCTGCTCCACGGCCTCGAGGGCGGGCGCCAGTCGCACTACGCCTGGGGGATGTTCGCCGAGGCGGCGCGGCGCGGCTGGGCGATGGACCTGATGCTGCACCGCTCGTGCGGCGGCGAGATCAACCGCCAGCGCCGCTTCTACCACTCGGGCGAGACGGGCGACGCGGGGATGGTGCTCGACCGCATCGCGAGCGAGTTCCCCGACGCGCCGCTGACGGCGGTCGGCGTCTCCCTGGGCGGCAACCAGCTCGTGAAGTACCTGGGCGAGCGCGGCGAGCGCGTGCCGTCGACGCTGCGGCGCGCGGTGGCGATCTCGGTGCCGTTCGACCTCGCGCGCGGCTCGCGGCACATCAGCCAGGGCTTCGCGCGCGTGTACGAGCGCCACTTCCTGCGCTCGCTGGTGCGCAAGGTCGAGGCGAAGCTGGCGGCGTACCCCGACCTGATCGCGGCGGAGCGGCTGCCGGGCGTGCGCACGCTCTACGACTTCGACGACCTGCTGACGGGCCCCGTGCACGGCTTCGCGGGCGCGGACGACTACTACGCGCGCAGCAGCGCGATCCGCTTCCTGCACGGCGTGCGCGTGCCGACGCTGCTGCTGAGCGCCGTCGACGATCCGTTCCTCCCCGCCGCGGTGCTCGACGAGGTGCGCGCGATCGCGGTCGCGAATCCCGCGCTGACGATCGAGTTCCACGAGCGCGGCGGGCACGTGGGCTTCGTCGGCGGGCGCGTGCCGTGGGCCCCCGACTACTACGCCGAGCGGCGCGCGTTCGAGTTCGCGGCGGCGATGACGCGCGACTCGGCGGTGCCGGCGCTCACGCAGCGCGCGGGCTGA
- a CDS encoding Uma2 family endonuclease translates to MTNSLTTEPLLTAEDLYGLPDDDQSYELVEGRLVVSEPPGMWHGALVMRIGTRLTAFVDANSLGLVVAESGYVLSRRPDTVRGPDVSFIRTDRLPARAVAHRFYEGAPDLAIEIVSPGDRAGELAHKVQGYLRAGTRAVWVVYPDTRSIVAHTPDGLARLHGPDDAIDGGDVLPGFTAPVAELLPE, encoded by the coding sequence ATGACGAACTCGCTCACCACCGAGCCGCTGCTGACCGCCGAGGACCTGTACGGACTGCCTGACGACGACCAGAGCTACGAATTGGTCGAGGGGCGACTCGTGGTGTCGGAGCCGCCCGGCATGTGGCACGGGGCGCTCGTGATGCGCATCGGCACTCGACTGACCGCCTTCGTCGATGCGAACAGTCTCGGTCTGGTCGTGGCCGAATCCGGCTACGTTCTCTCCCGCCGCCCCGACACCGTGCGCGGCCCGGACGTCTCGTTCATCCGAACGGACCGGCTGCCCGCACGCGCGGTCGCGCACCGCTTCTACGAGGGCGCGCCGGACCTCGCGATCGAGATCGTGTCGCCCGGCGACCGCGCCGGCGAGCTCGCGCACAAGGTGCAGGGCTACCTGCGCGCCGGCACGCGCGCGGTGTGGGTCGTCTACCCCGACACGCGCAGCATCGTCGCGCACACGCCCGACGGCCTCGCGCGCCTGCACGGCCCCGACGACGCGATCGACGGCGGCGACGTGCTGCCCGGCTTCACCGCGCCGGTGGCCGAGCTGCTGCCGGAGTGA
- a CDS encoding ACT domain-containing protein, which produces MHLTDLPTLLRSLAPVLRDGEWVFCWLDHDAAQAHAEHALASMREDDGMSLVLPLAHARAHGLPDTPAFRCITLTVHSSLEAVGLTAAVSGALAARGIAANVIAGARHDHVFVPEMRADEALAVLQALSRGA; this is translated from the coding sequence ATGCATCTGACCGACCTCCCCACCCTCCTTCGCTCGCTCGCGCCCGTGCTGCGCGACGGCGAGTGGGTGTTCTGCTGGCTCGATCACGACGCGGCGCAGGCGCACGCGGAGCACGCGCTGGCGAGCATGCGCGAGGACGACGGCATGTCGCTCGTGCTGCCGCTGGCGCACGCGCGCGCACACGGGCTGCCCGACACGCCCGCGTTCCGCTGCATCACGCTCACCGTGCACTCCAGCCTCGAGGCGGTCGGGCTCACGGCGGCGGTGTCCGGCGCGCTCGCCGCGCGCGGCATCGCGGCCAACGTGATCGCGGGTGCGCGCCACGACCACGTGTTCGTGCCGGAGATGCGGGCCGACGAGGCGCTGGCGGTGCTGCAGGCGCTGTCGCGCGGCGCGTGA
- a CDS encoding ABC transporter permease — protein MSDALAAFLEATVRTATPLALAALGESVTERAGVINIGLEGAIMAGAFGALVGAGLAPGAGGALLGFAVGALAGLLAAALFAAFAVGLRADQIITGTAVTLASLGLTGTLYRTLYGETGAALTLPTTPPAPIPGLSAIPLLGRALFAQPPATYLLYLLVPALAWWSSRTHAGLALRAVGERPDAAVAAGIRPRRVQLAATLFGGALGGLAGATLVLAQAGTFAEGMSAGRGFIAIAIVVLGRWHPVGVAAAALLFGAASALQYLFQAMGWQLPYQLFLALPYLLTLVVLASVSGRAAAPAALGQR, from the coding sequence ATGAGCGACGCCCTGGCCGCCTTCCTCGAAGCCACCGTCCGCACCGCCACCCCGCTCGCCCTCGCCGCCCTCGGCGAGTCGGTGACCGAGCGGGCCGGCGTCATCAACATCGGGCTCGAGGGGGCGATCATGGCGGGCGCCTTCGGCGCGCTGGTGGGTGCGGGCCTCGCGCCGGGCGCCGGCGGCGCGCTCCTCGGCTTCGCGGTGGGCGCGCTCGCCGGGCTGCTGGCGGCGGCGCTCTTCGCGGCGTTCGCGGTCGGGCTCCGCGCCGACCAGATCATCACCGGCACGGCCGTCACCCTGGCCTCGCTCGGCCTCACGGGGACGCTGTACCGGACCCTGTATGGGGAGACGGGCGCCGCGCTCACCCTGCCGACCACGCCTCCGGCCCCGATCCCGGGGCTGAGCGCGATCCCACTGCTCGGCCGCGCCCTGTTCGCGCAGCCGCCGGCGACCTACCTCCTCTACCTGCTGGTGCCGGCGCTCGCGTGGTGGTCGTCGCGCACGCACGCGGGGCTCGCGCTGCGCGCGGTCGGCGAGCGCCCCGACGCGGCCGTCGCCGCCGGCATCCGCCCGCGCCGCGTCCAGCTCGCGGCCACCCTCTTCGGCGGCGCGCTCGGCGGCCTCGCGGGCGCGACCCTGGTGCTCGCCCAGGCCGGGACGTTCGCCGAGGGGATGAGCGCGGGCCGCGGGTTCATCGCGATCGCGATCGTGGTGCTCGGCCGCTGGCACCCGGTCGGCGTCGCCGCGGCGGCCCTGCTCTTCGGCGCCGCGAGCGCGCTGCAGTACCTCTTCCAGGCGATGGGCTGGCAGCTGCCGTATCAGCTCTTCCTCGCGCTGCCGTACCTGCTGACGCTCGTCGTGCTGGCGAGCGTGTCCGGACGCGCCGCGGCGCCGGCAGCGCTGGGACAGCGGTAG